The window CTTAGAAATGCACAAATTATTGATGAAAATGATATATCTACAGATAAAGTCAGTGTTGGTTCAAGAGTAATGGTAAAAGATTTAGAATATGATGAAGAAATGGAATACACTATAGTTGGCTCTGCAGAAGCAGATCCTTATGAAGGTAAGATTTCTAATGAATCTCCTGTTGGAAGTGCCTTGCTAGAGGGGGAAATAGGTGATACTGTAGAAGTGCATGTGCCAGATGGATTAATAAAATACCAAATTTTGGCCATAACTAGATAGAAGGAGGAATACAATGCCAGAAACAGAAGAAAAGACTAATGAAATGCTGGTTTTAAAGAGAGAAAAGCTAGAGGATTTAAAAGAAAGAGGGGAAGATCCCTTTTTAATAGAAAAGTATGAACATACTCATAATAGTGCTACTATTAAAGAGAATTTTGAAGAATTAGAAGAAAAGGCCGTATCTATAGCGGGAAGAATGATGTCTAGAAGGGGTCATGGGAAAATAAGTTTTATTGACATACAGGATGGAGAAGGTAAAATACAAATTTTTGCTCAAATGAACTCATTAGGTAAGGAAGCTTACAATGAGCTTAAAGATTATGATTTAGGAGATATTATTGGCGTTAAAGGTGAGGTGTTCAGGACAAAGGCAGGAGAAATTTCTGTTAGGGCAAAGGAAATTGCTCTTTTAACAAAGTCACTACAAATTTTACCAGAAAAGTTCCATGGTTTGAAAGATCCTGATTTAAGATATAGACAAAGATATGTAGATTTAATAGTAAACCCAGAGGTCAAAAAAACATTTATTCTCAGATCAAATATAATTAAAGCTGTTAGAAGCTTCTTAGATAATAGAGGATTTATAGAGGTTGACACTCCAATTCTCAGTAACATTGCTGGAGGAGCAAATGCTAAACCTTTTATAACTCACCATAATACTTTAGATTTAGACATGTACTTAAGGATAGCAAATGAATTGTATTTAAAAAGGTTGATAGTTGGTGGATTTGAAAAGGTTTATGAAATGGGCAGAATGTTTAGAAATGAAGGTATGAGCTATAAGCATAATCCCGAGTTTACAAATATTGAACTATATCAAGCTTATGTTAGTTATGAAGAAATGATGGAGCTTACAGAAGAACTTATATCTACTGTTGCGAAAGAAACTTTAGGTTCCATGGTTATAAACTATCAAGGAACAGAAATAGATTTAACACCACCATGGAGAAGGCTAGATATGGAAGAGGCAATAAAGGCGTATACAGGAGTAGATTTTAGTACTATAAATACAGACGAAGAAGCTAGAAAAGTTGGAAAAGAAAAAGGATTAGAAATTGATAAAGAAATGAAGAGAGGCCATGTTATAAATGAAATGTTTGAGGAATTTTGTGAAGAACATTTAATTCAACCTACATTTATTATTGGGCATCCAGTAGAAGTTTCACCATTAGCTAAGAGAAATCCTGAAGATCCAAGGAAGACCAATAGATTTGAAGCATTTGCAAATACATGGGAATTGGCTAATGCTTTTAGTGAGTTAAATGATCCGATAGATCAAAAAGAAAGATTCTTAGCGCAAGTAAGGCAAAGAGAACAAGGTGACGATGAAGCCCATATGATGGATGAAGACTTT is drawn from Tissierellales bacterium and contains these coding sequences:
- the lysS gene encoding lysine--tRNA ligase — translated: MPETEEKTNEMLVLKREKLEDLKERGEDPFLIEKYEHTHNSATIKENFEELEEKAVSIAGRMMSRRGHGKISFIDIQDGEGKIQIFAQMNSLGKEAYNELKDYDLGDIIGVKGEVFRTKAGEISVRAKEIALLTKSLQILPEKFHGLKDPDLRYRQRYVDLIVNPEVKKTFILRSNIIKAVRSFLDNRGFIEVDTPILSNIAGGANAKPFITHHNTLDLDMYLRIANELYLKRLIVGGFEKVYEMGRMFRNEGMSYKHNPEFTNIELYQAYVSYEEMMELTEELISTVAKETLGSMVINYQGTEIDLTPPWRRLDMEEAIKAYTGVDFSTINTDEEARKVGKEKGLEIDKEMKRGHVINEMFEEFCEEHLIQPTFIIGHPVEVSPLAKRNPEDPRKTNRFEAFANTWELANAFSELNDPIDQKERFLAQVRQREQGDDEAHMMDEDFINALEVGLPPTGGLGIGIDRMIMLLTNQSSIRDVILFPTMKPIKNN
- the greA gene encoding transcription elongation factor GreA; translation: MVERDMFLTVEGRDKIDKELEGLKTVKRREVAERIKQALAFGDISENAEYDQAKNEQAQLEERIAKLEKILRNAQIIDENDISTDKVSVGSRVMVKDLEYDEEMEYTIVGSAEADPYEGKISNESPVGSALLEGEIGDTVEVHVPDGLIKYQILAITR